The following proteins come from a genomic window of Macrobrachium nipponense isolate FS-2020 chromosome 32, ASM1510439v2, whole genome shotgun sequence:
- the LOC135207151 gene encoding uncharacterized protein LOC135207151 — protein sequence MKLTFASRNSNQRATLLPDAPTVTSRTMHGSEDALSDWRRSGWIKGITPPPARPQDRQPPPRRPPSQPRIDPRTNLPPPPQTPHPFNQKPRHYIPNPSSFPSLQPPIPKPLPTPPTPKVIPSTPQFIPPTPQVIPPAFASPKTPTPARVEAGTQTEQAPVEDMQFETTTEAPVLYAEAGTQTEDFTPKKELKSVASGSEFRFVGEQGINKLLMTYDEFNAFVHRALSDKHYTFNERLFTDLFQEALNFEISLPDDFLQSEFRFRTPQRQLPILQ from the coding sequence cacactgttgcccgatgccccAACTGTCACCAGTCGCACCATGCATGGTTCAGAGGatgccctgtcagactggagaAGATCTGGATGGATAAAGGGCATAACTCCAccacctgcaagacctcaagACCGCCAGCCGCCCCCAAGACGACCTCCAAGCCAACCAAGGATTGATCCCAGGACCAACCTACCTCCTCCACCACAAACTCCTCATCCTTTTAACCAAAAACCACGTCATTATATCccaaacccctcatcctttccttccctccaacctccaattcccaaaccccttccaacacccccgacccctaaggttattccctcaacccctcagtttattcccccaacccctcaggttattcCTCCAGCCTTTGCATCGCCGAAGACGCCGACTCCTGCTCGTGTCgaagcaggaactcagacagAACAAGCACCAGTTGAAGATATGCAGTTCGAGACAACTACTGAAGCTCCCGTTTTGTATGCCGAGGCTGGAACGCAAACAGAGGACTTCACACCTAAGAAAGAACTCAAATCTGTCGCCTCTGGGAGTGAATTCCGCTTCGTAGGAGAACAAGGGATAAACAAGCTCCTGATGACCTATGACGAATTCAATGCCTTCGTTCATCGAGCCCTATCCGACAAACATTACACTTTTAACGAACGACTGTTTACAGATCTTTTCCAGGAAGCCCTCAactttgagatctccctcccaGATGATTTCCTCCAATCTGAATTTCGATTCAGAACTCCTCAAAGACAATTACCAATTCTGCAATAG